In Nicotiana tabacum cultivar K326 chromosome 19, ASM71507v2, whole genome shotgun sequence, one DNA window encodes the following:
- the LOC107789894 gene encoding sister chromatid cohesion 1 protein 3-like, producing the protein MFYSHTFLGRKGPLGTVWCAAHLQKLKKPHYTSTHIPSTVERIMYPDVPIALRMSGHLLFGVVRIYSKQVEYFSDDCKNLQAVLFKAFSSTNVNLPADATHAPYHSITLPETFELDALVFDEDFDLNRFEDTHLKSYEEITLEDQILTREDQYVAILIDEDIAKSLSKSGEVSGSGAMPMETDSDPSNPDGTAAQSLNSSPKIQSGLNRETVRNDIPQDIPEIEIMRDAVHDHSFDHVPLWSDQGNDVMEPDKILEEQIMRDKETTSPIVEEMGGPEGHSIPSQQQQEPPSATSVDAHEFADPQMSFGHQSPDIALRSTPPPEMPKSRGRKRKLLKYDKELVLSNKKMRRDLEDTGDLVRQKNKAPFSCLDIWKQNNRLRKDGILFEPLITGLCDDLCNIYKEDFISAKVKTASPQDDYAEPSNNQSPTSGNDLPMEIERLRDNQGFESTDLLSEILPSPNKFISSPLMSMPSTSRRDDFTPATTTFGTESSQMERTTESEVLPTPDPAAFTGYVGSDMETPSTWYGEGLGVETTVLSDIPEFDNSAGDLSFLEQDDNTPIGLRGTPSSSKQGGTPEFDTLSARTRAVAQYLKGQSPATPILEDTGDLSLNAILEGKKKTICARMFYETLVLENCGLVHANQNEPYGDITLKVTSKLKEQFSS; encoded by the exons ATGTTTTATTCACACACATTCTTGGGACGGAAGGGTCCGTTAGGGACAGTATGGTGCGCAGCACACTTGCAAAAGTTGAAGAAGCCCCATTATACTTCCACTCACATTCCCTCCACTGTTG AGCGCATCATGTATCCTGATGTACCAATTGCACTGCGAATGTCTGGCCACCTTCTGTTTGGAGTTGTTCGGATATACTCAAAGCAAGTTGAATACTTTTCTGATGACTGCAAAAACTTACAAGCTGTGTTATTTAAGGCCTTTTCGTCTACAAATGTCAATCTACCGGCAGATGCCACTCATGCACCATACCACTCCATTACTTTACCAGAAACTTTTGAACTTGATGCCTTAGTTTTTGATGAAGATTTTGACCTGAATAG GTTTGAGGACACTCATCTTAAAAGTTATGAAGAGATAACTTTGGAAG ATCAAATTCTAACGCGTGAAGATCAGTACGTAGCTATTCTCATTGATGAG GACATAGCAAAGAGTTTGTCAAAATCAGGTGAAGTTTCTGGATCAGGTGCCATGCCTATGGAGACAGA TTCTGATCCTTCAAATCCAGATGGAACTGCTGCTCAATCCCTAAATTCTTCCCCTAAGATTCAGTCAGGACTAAACAGAGAAACCGTTCGTAATGACATTCCTCAAGATATTCCAGAAATTGAAATCATGCGTGATGCTGTCCATGATCATAGTTTTGATCATGTTCCCTTGTGGTCAGACCAAGGGAATGATGTGATGGAACCAGATAAAATTCTGGAGGAACAGATCATGAGAGACAAGGAAACTACCAGCCCAATTGTAGAAGAGATGGGGGGCCCTGAGGGGCATTCTATCCCGTCTCAACAACAGCAAGAACCACCTTCTGCCACTTCAGTGGATGCTCACGAATTTGCTGATCCACAAATGTCATTTG GCCATCAGTCACCTGATATAGCACTTCGATCAACACCCCCTCCTGAGATGCCAAAATCAAGGGGAAGAAAGCGAAAGCTACTCAAATATGATAAGGAATTAGTATTGTCGAATAA AAAGATGAGAAGGGATCTAGAAGATACCGGTGATTTAGTACGCCAGAAAAACAAGGCTCCCTTTTCTTGTCTGGACATCTGGAAACAAAACAATAGACTAAGAAAAGATGGAATTTTATTTGAGCCTTTAATAACTG GATTATGTGATGATCTCTGTAATATCTACAAGGAAGACTTCATTTCAGCAAAAGTCAAGACGGCTTCCCCACAGGATGATTATGCAGAACCCAGCAATAACCAATCCCCTACATCTGGGAATGATCTTCCGATGGAAATTGAAAGACTACGTGATAACCAAGGCTTTGAAAGCACTGATTTGTTGTCTGAAATTTTGCCTTCACCAAATAAGTTCATTTCCTCTCCACTAATGTCCATGCCTTCTACAAGCAGAAGAGATGATTTCACTCCTGCTACTACAACTTTTGGGACAGAATCAAGTCAAATGGAAAGAACGACGGAGAGTGAGGTGCTCCCTACGCCCGACCCAGCAGCATTTACTGGGTACGTTGGTTCTGATATGGAGACCCCTTCAACATGGTATGGAGAGGGTCTAGGTGTGGAGACTACCGTTCTGTCTGATATTCCTGAGTTTGACAATTCTGCTGGG GATCTAAGTTTTCTAGAACAAGATGACAACACTCCTATAG GACTTCGAGGAACTCCCTCGTCAAGTAAGCAAGGGGGAACACCAGAGTTTGATACATTATCTGCTAGAACAAG AGCTGTGGCTCAATATTTGAAGGGGCAGTCACCAGCAACCCCCATCTTAGAAGATACTGGAGATCTCAGCTTAAATGCAATTTTAGAAGGCAAAAAGAAAACAATATGTGCTCGAATGTTTTATGAGACTCTG GTGTTGGAGAATTGCGGACTTGTACATGCGAATCAAAATGAACCTTATGGTGATATAACTTTGAAAGTGACTTCCAAACTGAAGGAACAATTTTCAAGCTAA
- the LOC107789895 gene encoding probable glutathione S-transferase (The RefSeq protein has 1 substitution, 2 frameshifts, 2 non-frameshifting indels compared to this genomic sequence), protein MGEVKVYGIIAGPFNRRVELALKLKGVEYEYIEEDRSNKSAQLLKYNPVYKQVPVLVHNGKPICESLIILEYIDETWEDTCPLLPKDPYQRAMARFWAKFIDEKLLAAVYKLVSSKGEEKEKGWEETTELLKFLENELQNKKFFGGDNIGFLDIVASYIHWFGAIQESLGLELLTKEQFPKLCKWIDEFLSCRIIMENLPPRELLVPLYKAQFEAATK, encoded by the exons ATGGGAGAGGTGAAAGTTTATGGTATTATAGCAGGGCCCTTTAATAGAAGAGTTGAATTAGCATTAAAACTGAAGGGTGTGGAATACGAATACATTGAAGAAGATAGGTCTAACAAAAGTGCTCAACTTCTCAAGTACAATCCTGTTTATAAACAAGTCCCTGTGCTTGTCCATAA AAAGTGCTCACTTTTGTA GCTCATAATACTTGAATATATTGATGAGACTTGGGAAGACACGTGTCCTCTCTTGCCTAAAGATCCATATCAGAGAGCCATGGCTCGTTTCTGGGCTAAGTTTATCGATGAAAAG TTATTGGCTGCGGTATACAAACTTGTTTCCAGCAAAGGAGAAGAAAAGGAGAAAGGTTGGGAAGAAACTACTGAGCTCCTGAAATTTCTTGAAAATGAACTCCAAAATAAGAAATTCTTTGGAGGAGACAACATTGGATTCCTCGACATCGTTGCCAGTTACATTCACTGGTTTGGAGCAATTCAAGAATCACTAGGATTGGAACTATTGACCAAAGAACAATTTCCTAAGTTATGCAAATGGATTGATGAGTTTTTGAGCTGTAGAATTATCATGGAAAATCTCCCTCCTAGAGAATTATTAGTGCCATTATACAAAGCTCAATTTGAAGCAGCAACCAAGTGA